The following coding sequences lie in one Rutidosis leptorrhynchoides isolate AG116_Rl617_1_P2 chromosome 4, CSIRO_AGI_Rlap_v1, whole genome shotgun sequence genomic window:
- the LOC139843500 gene encoding cardiolipin synthase (CMP-forming) encodes MAILRSLRKLAQKATTKRPFFISSTPNPTSLRSLRSSISLSRSSFFISNPNPNSFTGPLFLAYPPWKLLQSATPLYFQSDVVSIPRVRPIDLLRERKLPINLGLRLGLEKVNSDANVREVKNSENVVTRGNGGLMDSFVNWPNFISLSRLVSGPVLGWMIMQDMYLPAFIGLAVSGATDWLDGYVARKMGINSVVGSYLDPLADKVLIGCVAVAMVERSLLHPGLVALVVMRDVALVGGAVYMRANHLGSKSRSWSEFFNLDGISPQKVEPLMISKVNTCLQLALVAGALLQPEFGTLGTESYITYLSWLVASTTVASTVAYGRQHLKRSFFVQKKV; translated from the exons ATGGCCATTCTCAGATCACTAAGAAAACTTGCTCAAAAAGCAACCACCAAACGACCTTTTTTCATCTCATCAACTCCCAATCCAACGTCGTTACGATCACTACGTTCTTCAATTTCCCTTTCTCGATCTTCTTTTTTTatctcaaaccctaaccctaattcatTCACTGGCCCACTTTTTCTAGCTTATCCTCCATGGAAGCTTCTACAATCAGCTACACCTTTGTACTTTCAATCCGATGTCGTTTCGATTCCTAGAGTACGGCCCATTGATTTGCTTCGAGAACGAAAGCTTCCGATCAATTTAGGGTTAAGGTTAGGCTTGGAGAAAGTAAATTCCGATGCGAATGTGAGGGAAGTGAAGAATTCAGAGAATGTTGTGACACGTGGCAATGGTGGATTGATGGATAGTTTTGTTAATTGGCCTAATTTCATTTCACTCAGTAGATTGGTTTCCGGCCCTGTTCTTGGATG GATGATAATGCAGGATATGTATCTTCCTGCATTTATTGGGCTTGCTGTTTCTGGGGCAACAGACTGG TTGGATGGATATGTGGCCAGGAAAATGGGAATAAATTCAGTGGTTGGTTCGTACCTTGATCCGCTGGCTGACAAA GTCCTGATTGGATGTGTTGCGGTTGCCATGGTTGAAAGGAGTCTATTGCACC CGGGACTGGTTGCGCTTGTTGTTATGAGAGATGTTGCTTTAGTTGGTGGTGCAGTGTATATGAGGGCTAACCACTTAGGTTCAAAG TCAAGGAGTTGGTCAGAGTTCTTTAACCTTGATGGGATCAGCCCTCAGAAAGTTGAGCCTTTAATGATCAGTAAG GTCAATACATGCTTGCAACTAGCGTTGGTCGCGGGGGCTCTTCTGCAGCCTGAGTTTGGTACTCTGGGGACCGAATCATACATCACATACCTAAG CTGGTTAGTGGCGTCAACAACAGTGGCTTCAACTGTAGCTTATGGTAGACAACATTTGAAGAGATCTTTTTTCGTTCAAAAGAAAGTCTAA
- the LOC139841583 gene encoding uncharacterized protein: MTVAGSNNDLNVLNASNLFNSMLNEETEDIPFTVNGVEYKRGYYLAGGIYPGWASFVKAFSSANDEKRKYFSKKQAAARKDVERTFGILQGRWHILQQPARAYSVNVMKQMMYTCIILHNIIVEDNGFALTKNDWVYEPVHNMQTTWIEMCETYRRRTKELRDRKVHEGLRSDLVEHVWANRETSESETESD, encoded by the coding sequence ATGACAGTTGCGGGTTCAAACAACGACTTAAACGTCTTGAACGCTAGTAATCTCTTCAACTCAATGCTTAATGAAGAAACAGAAGATATTCCTTTTACTGTAAATGGGGTTGAGTACAAAAGAGGATATTATCTAGCGGGCGGTATATATCCCGGGTGGGCATCATTTGTTAAGGCGTTTTCAAGTGCAAATGATGAAAAACGTAAGTACTTTTCGAAGAAACAAGCAGCGGCACGCAAGGATGTTGAGAGGACTTTTGGTATTTTACAGGGGCGTTGGCATATACTACAACAACCAGCAAGGGCATATAGCGTCAATGTAATGAAACAAATGATGTATACGTGCATTATCTTACACAACATAATTGTTGAAGATAATGGTTTTGCTCTAACAAAAAATGATTGGGTTTACGAACCCGTTCATAATATGCAAACAACTTGGATCGAGATGTGCGAAACTTACAGGAGGAGGACGAAAGAATTACGAGATAGGAAAGTGCATGAGGGCCTACGATCGGATTTGGTTGAACATGTATGGGCTAATCGTGAGACGTCGGAGTCAGAGACGGAGTCGGATTAA